Within Salvia splendens isolate huo1 chromosome 21, SspV2, whole genome shotgun sequence, the genomic segment TCATGTGTACAGTGATTGCACAGCAGGTAACCCACAGCTAATTTAAAATCAAGCAGAAATTGACATCACTGGATCATAAAATTGGGAGCTTTAGCCACTAAACAAAGGATTTCAGTCCAAAAATGGTGGGGTTTGGGAGTTTGACTGGAGAAACTTCCTCATTAGCAGAGCAATAATTCCCAAATTATTAAATAGGGACGAAAATCAACTTGAAATTTTGAGGAATTTTGATTTCCACATGGGGAAAGgattaataattaaatcatGTGTGAATAAGAGAATCAATCTGAAACATGAAAGTACGGCACAGAAATAAGATGAGGAGATGACATAAGCAGCAATACATACGAAAgaaaaattgattaattaatcatCGAAAGCTCCATTTGTTGAGCTGAAGAAGAAATCTGCAAGTTTTAGCTGCTGGCTGCTTCACGTAATGAATAGAACAAggcaataataataatttaaaaagtcCAAGAAAACTTTAACAGTTAACGTCTGCTGTTGGTGGGTCGAAGAAATAAATTCATCAAACATATATTCGATTTTCAGATATTTTAATTTAGGGGATAAACTTCGAATAATTTAGGAATTTGTATTTGAACTGAATACTGATGcagtaattttattattactactgtttgttgtaatttttttttacttttttataagAATTGATCAAATTCTAATGCATAATGAAATCTAAATTTATGTGaagattttaatttttcttttatagttTTAATGATTTAACgttatattaatattatctaTATACAGATGTTGTTTTATTCATATACGAGATGAGactattaaagaaaattaaaatttcatgatttaataCTCTGATTTAGACGACTATTGTCACAAAGAATTAATAATAGTGTTTACCATTTTAAGATGTGATATAATGTCGATGTTACAATAATTTCGTGCATGTACCTTGTAGAAATTTATTACTCCTACCAAAAATTGACTTGACCTTGACTAGAAAAAATTGAGAATTgattttgcaaaaaaaattgaaaaagggAACGTTATAGAGTTTAGTGTAgtattaatattacaaaatgtGAACTAGTCGATAATTAGCCATAAATTGTCTCATTTCTTGGATGTTAACAAATTATACTACTTTTAGTACTTAACTTAGTCTACATATAGTAAAAAACTATTTGGAAAATACCCATTTCTAGATTTTGGAAAATGTTAGCTCTTTTTATCATTTCTTTTTTCAAGTAAAAGGGGTAAATAGTTCGGTAAAAGTTAGGTCATATagctatttaatttttttaaaaagaatatTTAAGGGGACAAAACTCAGTTTAAAGTATGAAATTTACATTGAATAATGAAGAATAAGAGAAAGCAATGAGGGCTCTAGTGGCCATCTTCTTGCAAGATGAGAAAAGAATTTGATTCTTGAATTGTTTGAAAGGAATTTGAGGTTTTGTACTAAAAAagtgttactccctccgtcccacaaagatggttccactttgaccgggcacgagttttaaaaaatgtaataaaaaatgagttgaaaaagttagtggaatgtgagtcctacttttatatattagttttataataaaatgtgagtagtaatgagttagtggaatatgaggtccactactaaaaatggtaaaaagtgaaatgagacaaattttgtgggacggacggaaatagaaaaatgggacaatctttgtggaacagagggagtatttgctTTTTAAACACTCTATTTATATATCACGTGAGATTCTGTATTTTGGCGTGATttagttttctattttaatctACAAATTCATTAAGtaaattataatagtaataaattttaaactacgtaaatagtgcaaataatatagtagtacttttttttactGTAATCTATTCAAAATGAAGTATAAATGTAAAATTGTTCCATTTTTCATTATTCGAAACTATACTAGAAACTAAAAATCGTGTTTGAGTCATGATCGATTAATTTAATGCTTTTGTATAATTGTTCGATTTTTTCTTAGAGCTCGAGTTTTAGTCAAAGTTATGAAATTATACTAGAGCTCGTAATTCTTGTTTGAGTTAGATTATTAACAAGTTTTAAATATACTCTTCAAGAGATTTTTGTGTCTCTAAAAAATTAGTGCAGAACTTTATTTTAACGAAAGCAAGAATGTTAGTATATATCActgagaaaaataaattatttaatcatttcTTATAAATGGGGTCCTCTCCTGGCGTGTGATACATGCACGAGGGTTTActcaaaaatgagaaaatggctaaattaaagtgatttttatataataaaaggAGTTACCTCTTTGATTTGATGAGCATgttagactttttttttgtttacttaCATCATAGGaggtttctattttttttgggatAAATATATACACGAGTAATATTCTTAATCACATGTCGCATTTCACGTCCCaagactaaaaatgaaaatttcaagttaatttataaagaaaacATTTATCATACAATACcttagaattttattttatcaaggAAATATGAGATTTTTTTGACaagtcaaataataaaatatgcatgaataaacaaataaaaagctTCACTGTCATGAGGTTGAGGATCAAGGTTTCCCAATACTCATTTTTTTCCcacaaatatataaatagaaaataaaataaacaattttacttgcatAAAGAAAACTTGATCTTTTGGAGAGGCCACAATTTGGATGAGGATCATATGATTAGATCAAGTGAAGATATTGCAATAGATGTACGCCACAAATTTCTTTCTTCTAATATTAAActctataatttattattttacacGATTTTGGCCTCGAaggaaataataaataaatacatggAATAAGATGCATTGTCAAAGAcggtttttaattatattaagcacgtagtaataaaaaattaaaattaaacactttGGATGTTAACATCATAATTATATTCCAATTTGGAATCTACTATGTGGACAAAATCATTGGATGGTGATGTTAGtagatattatttttttttaacaaacaCTATAAAGAAAACTATGAGAGGATTTCCTCATTCTCCACTTATTTATGCATCATGACTTTttcctacattgattaaaatgtATTTGCCTATATGTTGAAATGTAGTTACCATTAAAAAGActaaattttgtatttgatcataTGGAATTATGGATTCACGCAATTCATTTGATCATAAATAGCGTgcatgaatttaattattatgaTTTGGGTGTATCTCTAAATCAAAACCAAACAAATACTATTTCTAAGATGGCTTGTCTTAATATTATTAAGGGAAATAAGTGGaaataaggaaaagaaaacGACTTAAACTTGGAGACAAAAATTGAGCAGACTTAAAGAGTGATGAAAAGTCTATTCAAATATGTATGGGCCGCCatgtttaaaataaatattctcaTATCTCATTTTTATCTCCAACTAAAATTCAACGGTTGGTAGCAACATTTATCATATTTTACTTACTTCTTTATTGTATTTATTAACGTGACACCAGTACCATGgttttttgtatttattataTGATCCGTATATTCAAACTCAGATATTTTATCTTGTTagattattaatttaaaattgatagTCAATATGTCCCTTCTACATTTTCATTTCTTGTAATATTTTATTGTTATCTCATTCTCTTAACTATCCTACATTTATTTTAGGGATCGCCAGTCGCCAGACAAAATATAATAAGTCCAAGAAAGATCATAATATGAGATGTTTATATATGATTTTagtttgaaataaaataatactctatcagtcccataagaatatgcactatttcctttttagtccgtcccataaaaatatgcattttccaattttgaaaactcttttatctctaatgaggtgagactcattcaccactaacaatactttaattacgtTTTCTCTCTGCATCTCTACTATTTTACCAATTAGGCATTAAAACTCGAGCCGaaccaaaagtgcatattctttgaggaCGGGGTGAGTATCTCTTAATGGTCCACCatgtacaaaaataataaattaaataagaaaaatttTAATCTTAAATAGTACAAAGGAATCACCCCATAAAATCTTCAAAATCttatcaaatcctaaaaaaacaaaaataaagccATCCCCGAAAATCAGCTATATCAAGTGGTATGAGAGATGTTATGGAGTTGATATATAGCACTATATGAAGTTGGAGAACAATATACATTTTACTATACATCTTAGATTCATCATTCCAAAGCATGTAACATGCATACCAAAATGTAAGAAGTACTCCTACACATGGTTTGTTTGGTCACACCAAAAATGAAGATTTCCTACACCACTAAACCAAGTAACCAACCACACATGTGTCATGACTCCTACATTCAAATCACCACACCACATATGTCTCAAATTCGGCCATGTATAACTAACTTAACCactttttcacaaaacaacaaactACTAAGAAAATTAAAGACTTTCCCTAATCTACAACTCAACAACACTCACTTCAACTGTAGTTGCATTTTCTTGAGTAAAAAATCTCTTGATTGCCTCTTCTTTCTCATCAACAAACTGCAAGAAGTTGTGGATGGCTCTCGAAAAGACGAAATCCGAAGAGCTCGAGGCTGCAACCGAAGAAGGGTCCCTCTGCAGCTGCCTTCTCTTGTAGTCTATGTATTGCCTAACAGCTCTAAATAGGAAGACAGAGAAAGCTATGACTGCAGCTATCCCAGTCAGAGAGTAGAGCACCAAGAAGCTGTTGAGGTGAAGCTCGTTGGGCTCGGGCTTCTTGCCCTGCTCCCCCGGACAGCCTGATTTGCAAAACCATCTGTTGTTGATCTTCCCGAGCTCTCCACTCTCCGTGAGCTTGAGTATCGCAGTGGAGATATCGACTGCAAGAGGAGAGTTCTTCTGGAAAGCCTGAGATATGTATATATAGGTATATGATCAGTTGATAACTATCTTAAATTGATAACAGCTAACTAAATGTAGTCGACATACGTTGTCTTCTGTTGACATGTAAATATACATGCCAATATACATGTCAACAGAAGACATGTATGTCAACTATATTTAGTTGACAAATGTCTCGAGTTAACATCTATAACATAGGTTGTTCACATAGTCAGTTATCAATTTAAGATAGTTGTCAGCCTAACAGACcctttgtatatatatatgaatgaaTTCAACCAAAAGTTGCATTTGATGCACATAGAAACAACCAGTCATTGCAATGTTTCGAGGGCTCATTGAACGGGTTGCACAATGCATAGGAACGAGAACTTACAAATCCCCAGCCGCTCTTGGTGAATGGCTGCCCGGCCATGCCATAGTCCTTCTGCTTGGAGAGGAACAGCTCCACGTATGGAGTCTCATCGACAATGGCAGCGACGCCTCCATTGCCTGGGCCGCGTTTGAGTGCAGCCTCGTACTCCTCTGGTGAACCCAAGGAGATGAGCCTAGATGGAtggatgttgagattgttggtCATGTAGGTGTAGGCAAATGATCCCACTTGGTACCCTATTGGCAGTCCACTCGTGATCAGAGAGTCGAGCCCTGTTATACTTGTCGACAGCTGCTGAACCGTCAAGATTGATGACAAGCTTGCTGTGTAGCTTGATGTGATCACTAACAGCAAGAAGAGCCACACCACCATCACTAGCTTTCCTGCAGCGCTTACCGTGCTTTCGTCTGCATTTAAGAGGGATGTTAGAAGTGATTTGTGTAGTGTTTTTGGTTTTAATCAGAGAATGAATACTTACAATTTGATTTGAATAGAGTGGAGAAGCTGAAACTGCAACATAAATTCAAGATTTAGAAAATGAGTTAAGCAATTGGTGATTTTGAGGATTGAGTGGGTTTTGAGCTTACAGAAACATTGTTCTGAGTTGTTTCTGAGGGGGGCCTCGGAAGTCGTTGTTGACACGATGCTCGAGCATCCAGATGACCACGGCTATGACGATGAACGAAACTGCAGCCGCGCACCACAGCTCGAGGCTAAATGGCTTGATGAAAACCCAACCATTTGATGTAGAGTTGCCTAATGGAGCCACAATGGCAAGGCCTGTGGCAGCAAAGGGCAGTGTGAAATCAACTAATTTTATTCTGTTTGTCACAATTGCTATATCACCAACTGCAGCATCCAAAACCTGAGATtacaaattcagaaaaaaaagtCAGAATTAATCTATGAAAAAGATTCTCAATTCTTTAAAATTGGGGTAGGTTTTTACATCATCTGCAACCAATCTAACTAGCTCATCGTAGCTCGGGTTTTTGAGGCCGTCCCCAAACGAGACGAATCTGTGGGGGACGTCGTAAGGGACGAGCTTGAGCACTTCGAGAAACAGATCAATGCAGTAGCCTTGAGCAGTGCTGTCATTATGCTGAGAGACGAAGTCACTGAAGCTGATCCGGTTAGGGAACCCGACTCTCAGTGGCCTCTCGGAAGTGGCCACCACCCATCCACGCGGCCTCTGGGCCACCCCACCGGGCCAAGTCACACGGCCAAGGCTCTGACCATTCCCCCTCACAAGCTCAGGGCTTTGCACAGATAAACCAGTCACATTAGACCAAAAACCAACCCTGACATATCCATTTTCGCGCACGTTCAAAACCTCGTACTCAGTCGCAACAATATTGCGCGAGTCATCAAACCGGACCTGCCTGAGCAAGCTGGTGAAGTTTGAGGCCAGCACCAGCCTCAGCAGCGCCTCTCCGCCATCGAAAACCTTGAAATTTTCAAGCTCATGGAATCTCTCAGTAGAGGAGAATGTGATCTCTCCGCGCTCTTTTAGAAGCTTGTCGACTGCATAAGCAACGAGCCACACCGTGTCATAAGCATAGATCCCATATTCAGTTAATCCAGAATGTTTTGACAACCCCTTCTTCTGCATTTCCCCCCACCACGCCAGCAAGGCCTCCCTCTTGGGAGTGGGAGCCACACGCGGGCGTAGTGTGACAACCCCTCGAACGAGATTGAACGAATCTTCATCACCACTGAGAGAATCTAGACTAGAAGTCAGCCAATCAGTTGCAAGCCACACATAATCTGCTGACACCATACCAAGATTCTCCGCGATTTGAAAGAATCTCAGTAACGGATCAGGCCTAATATGCACGACATACACACGAGGGCCTAGTGACTTCGACACGACCAGAGCCTCGGAGATCTCACTGTGGTTGTAGTGAGGAGATAAAGGGAGTTTGTGAGAGATTGTTGACATCCTTGTGGCGAGAAAGTCGCCTAGTGCAGCTACCCCGTTCCTGCCATAGTCCGTGTCCTCAAACAACACGATGACCTCCTTCCATCCGTATAGGTCGATCACATCAGCCAGAGCAAGCATCTGAGTGGAGTCGGGCGGTGCTGTCCTGACAAAGTAGGGGAACTGGAGGGAGGACAGGGCCGGATCCGTGGCTGCGTAGGAAATCACCGGGATTTGGAGGCCGTTGGCTATGTGGGAGACGATACGCGCTATGGCAGACGACTGAGGGCCTATGATTGCCACTACCTCCTTCTCTATAACATTGAATGCTGGCCAAGAAAAACAATCACAATATAGCTAGAGATTTTGCATTTTTCCTCTTCTAATTAGTACAAAAAGTGTGAGAttatacacacacacaaacacacacagagAGTAGACAGTGAAATTACTCAAAGAAAGCATGAACAGAATCATTTACCAACAtcagaaatttaaaattaaaattacagcTAACAATTCAGCAAAAATAACTCTCTCGCTGACTCTCcatgcctctctctctctctctctctctctcccacacacacacacagagtagATATTCCAAGAAGACATGATCAGAGTATAAACAAACACCAAAAATCAAAGTTTTAGGTCAACAATTCAGCAACAAAATCTCTCTTCTGACACACACAAAAACAGAGAAAGGGAAGGAGAGGGAACCTTTGATGGAGCCCATAAAAGCACTACAACCGAGGTCCTGCATAACCAACTCCATTTGAGTCCCATTGAGAATTGTAGGGTCTGAATTCACATCTTCAGCTGCCatttccatagctatcttagcACCTCTTCCAATCACAGACTCATAGGTGAAAACAGCACCAACTTTCACCACAGGAGCCTTCTCACAACACACACTACCACTATGAAGAAACACAGCTTCTAAAACGGCAAGAACAACTCCCGTGACAGAAAAAAAATCCAttcttgaaagaaaaaaaattcaagaattCACATTCCGATTAAGCAAATGTTGTAGGAAAGTGTGGTAGGGGCAGAAATACCTGAGAAATACTACAAAGCATGATTGTgattttgtgaattttgatGGCTTTTTATTGtgaaaacattttttttcatttacatGTGCAATAAAAGATTAGATTTTAAGGAATCTAATTCTCATTGGACTAGAATaaagttttaaaaattgaatgaaAGATGGATATATTCGGCAAATGGCATCCAATCAATATAAAGGTGAGGCAATAGTAGAAAGCTTTACTCCATAGAGCAATATTAAATTAGGTGGTCATGCCCATTTTACTCTGAATTTTTGCATGTTTACTTTGCTAAATTCCCATTACCTAAAAGCAACTTTTTATGCTTCAATTAAAGGTTTAATaatgtagtatttttttatgttgtttaGTGTTTTTGGCACTCCTTTATTTTCTTAGATGATAGTACTATGAATTTGTAGTTCATGCCGCCGTCAAATTTAACAtgaggccacccgcaacgcgttacgcgggtggcccgtatttcGTTCCTGCGTGACGGAACCGGGGCGAGACGAAACGCGGgacggctcgccacgcgccgaggcgacgtggcgcgctcccaggccatgcgtgacgcccactcgcgggatTTGGCACTCCTTTATTTTCTTAGATGATAGTACTATGAATTTGTAGTTCATGCAGCCGTCAAATTTAACAtgaggccacccgcaacgcgttacgcgggtggcccgtatttcGTTCCTGCGTGACGGAACCGGGGCGAGACGAAACGCGGgacggctcgccacgcgccgaggcgacgtggcgcgctcccaggccatgcgtgacgcccactcgccgtcccgcgagtgggcatcgtcacgctgacgcaataattcatttttttaaaattcggataaaataaaaaatgtgaaacggtaatattaccgttaatagccgtttttcctttattttatttttatttttttactctataaatactcttaattcatcctcatttcacacacaactacacatctcttcttcctaaatcatcttcatttcctctccaattttcatctaacatctcatcacaaaatgtccggcgacggaaactccggcggctCCGGCtcgtgggatctcaacgcgttcggcgactgggggaacatgtacaacacattgggtggttccggttcgtcgacacCGGGCACCCAAGGTTCGTCGACTCCGACGGGTACCAACCACCtaattttgatgtggatgcatacactcgtccctccgccccgcggtattcgcagggactctcccaaattagggaggattatccggttcaACCCACTCTGGAAGACGGCCGAGCCGAGGGAGAAGGCCGAGGCAGGGGAAgttccagggcggaggcggacgaggaggagg encodes:
- the LOC121785010 gene encoding glutamate receptor 3.7-like isoform X2 translates to MDFFSVTGVVLAVLEAVFLHSGSVCCEKAPVVKVGAVFTYESVIGRGAKIAMEMAAEDVNSDPTILNGTQMELVMQDLGCSAFMGSIKEKEVVAIIGPQSSAIARIVSHIANGLQIPVISYAATDPALSSLQFPYFVRTAPPDSTQMLALADVIDLYGWKEVIVLFEDTDYGRNGVAALGDFLATRMSTISHKLPLSPHYNHSEISEALVVSKSLGPRVYVVHIRPDPLLRFFQIAENLGMVSADYVWLATDWLTSSLDSLSGDEDSFNLVRGVVTLRPRVAPTPKREALLAWWGEMQKKGLSKHSGLTEYGIYAYDTVWLVAYAVDKLLKERGEITFSSTERFHELENFKVFDGGEALLRLVLASNFTSLLRQVRFDDSRNIVATEYEVLNVRENGYVRVGFWSNVTGLSVQSPELVRGNGQSLGRVTWPGGVAQRPRGWVVATSERPLRVGFPNRISFSDFVSQHNDSTAQGYCIDLFLEVLKLVPYDVPHRFVSFGDGLKNPSYDELVRLVADDVLDAAVGDIAIVTNRIKLVDFTLPFAATGLAIVAPLGNSTSNGWVFIKPFSLELWCAAAVSFIVIAVVIWMLEHRVNNDFRGPPQKQLRTMFLFSFSTLFKSNYESTVSAAGKLVMVVWLFLLLVITSSYTASLSSILTVQQLSTSITGLDSLITSGLPIGYQVGSFAYTYMTNNLNIHPSRLISLGSPEEYEAALKRGPGNGGVAAIVDETPYVELFLSKQKDYGMAGQPFTKSGWGFAFQKNSPLAVDISTAILKLTESGELGKINNRWFCKSGCPGEQGKKPEPNELHLNSFLVLYSLTGIAAVIAFSVFLFRAVRQYIDYKRRQLQRDPSSVAASSSSDFVFSRAIHNFLQFVDEKEEAIKRFFTQENATTVEVSVVEL
- the LOC121785010 gene encoding glutamate receptor 3.7-like isoform X1 — translated: MDFFSVTGVVLAVLEAVFLHSGSVCCEKAPVVKVGAVFTYESVIGRGAKIAMEMAAEDVNSDPTILNGTQMELVMQDLGCSAFMGSIKAFNVIEKEVVAIIGPQSSAIARIVSHIANGLQIPVISYAATDPALSSLQFPYFVRTAPPDSTQMLALADVIDLYGWKEVIVLFEDTDYGRNGVAALGDFLATRMSTISHKLPLSPHYNHSEISEALVVSKSLGPRVYVVHIRPDPLLRFFQIAENLGMVSADYVWLATDWLTSSLDSLSGDEDSFNLVRGVVTLRPRVAPTPKREALLAWWGEMQKKGLSKHSGLTEYGIYAYDTVWLVAYAVDKLLKERGEITFSSTERFHELENFKVFDGGEALLRLVLASNFTSLLRQVRFDDSRNIVATEYEVLNVRENGYVRVGFWSNVTGLSVQSPELVRGNGQSLGRVTWPGGVAQRPRGWVVATSERPLRVGFPNRISFSDFVSQHNDSTAQGYCIDLFLEVLKLVPYDVPHRFVSFGDGLKNPSYDELVRLVADDVLDAAVGDIAIVTNRIKLVDFTLPFAATGLAIVAPLGNSTSNGWVFIKPFSLELWCAAAVSFIVIAVVIWMLEHRVNNDFRGPPQKQLRTMFLFSFSTLFKSNYESTVSAAGKLVMVVWLFLLLVITSSYTASLSSILTVQQLSTSITGLDSLITSGLPIGYQVGSFAYTYMTNNLNIHPSRLISLGSPEEYEAALKRGPGNGGVAAIVDETPYVELFLSKQKDYGMAGQPFTKSGWGFAFQKNSPLAVDISTAILKLTESGELGKINNRWFCKSGCPGEQGKKPEPNELHLNSFLVLYSLTGIAAVIAFSVFLFRAVRQYIDYKRRQLQRDPSSVAASSSSDFVFSRAIHNFLQFVDEKEEAIKRFFTQENATTVEVSVVEL